ACCGGGCAAAATTTTTCCTTCGAGAAATTCGAGAGACGCACCGCCGCCCGTGGACACGTGCGTGACTTGTTTTTCAAGACCCAATTCCGTTATCGCGGCCGCCGAATCACCGCCGCCGACAATGGTCACCCCGCCTTTTCGTGTTGTTTCGACCAAACTTTCGGCAATGGCTTTTGTGCCTTTAGCAAAATTGGGCATCTCAAAAACACCCATCGGCCCATTCCACACAACCGTTCCTGCAGAATTAATCTCTTTACGAAACATATCGATCGTAGCCGGGCCGATGTCTAAACCCATCCAGCCAGACGGTATTTTATCCATCGAAACGGTTTTAATTTCGGTTTCATTTTTAAACTCCGTAGCGACAACGGCATCGACCGGAAACAAAACGCGCGTAGTACCGCTTTTCGCTCTTTCGATTATAGACTTTGCTAAATCAGCTTTTTCGGCCTCAAAAAGCGAATTACCGATTTCATACCCCATGACTTTGGCAAAAGTAAACGCCATACCGCCGCCGATAATGATGGTATCCACTTTTTTCATTAGGTTTTCGATCACATCTATTTTACCGGAAATTTTGGCACCGCCGATGATGGCAACAAAAGGCCGTTTGGGGTTTTGAACCGCATTACCGAGATAACGCAATTCTTTTTCCATAAGGTAACCCGCGATATTTTGTTTGAAATACCGCGTAACGCCCTCGGTAGATGCATGTGCACGATGTGCTGTGCCAAACGCATCATTGACATAAATGTCGCCAAGCTTGGCCAGTTTTTCAGCAAAAGCGTTATCGTTGGCTTCTTCTTCATTATAATATCGGAGATTTTCAAGCAACAATACTTGACCTTTGGATAAACCCGCCGCTTGTTTTTCGACGGTATCTCCGATACAATCTTCCGCCATTATTACGGGTTGTCCCAAAAGTTCTGAAAGCCTCACTGCGCAAGGTTTTAGAGACATTGCAGGATTTTTTTTACCTTTTGGCCGTCCCAAATGACTCATCAAAACCGGAATACCGCCATCGCTCAATATCTTCTTTATTGTCGGCAAAGATTCACGAATGCGTGTATCGTCCGTAATGCGGAGTGTGTCGTCCAACGGAACATTAAAATCAACCCGTACAAGCACCTTTTTTCCGGCGACATGGACTTGATCCATCGTAAGCTTATTCATCATCGTTTCGTCCGTTTATGCTTTGGCTATTTTCATCAAAAGATCAACGCAACGATTGGAATAACCCCATTCGTTATCGTACCAAGAAACGACTTTAAAAAATCGTTTTTCCCCTTTGAGGTTGTTCTGCATGGTTGCTAATGAATCATAAATGGAAGAGCGTTC
This region of bacterium genomic DNA includes:
- a CDS encoding phosphoglycerate kinase; this translates as MNKLTMDQVHVAGKKVLVRVDFNVPLDDTLRITDDTRIRESLPTIKKILSDGGIPVLMSHLGRPKGKKNPAMSLKPCAVRLSELLGQPVIMAEDCIGDTVEKQAAGLSKGQVLLLENLRYYNEEEANDNAFAEKLAKLGDIYVNDAFGTAHRAHASTEGVTRYFKQNIAGYLMEKELRYLGNAVQNPKRPFVAIIGGAKISGKIDVIENLMKKVDTIIIGGGMAFTFAKVMGYEIGNSLFEAEKADLAKSIIERAKSGTTRVLFPVDAVVATEFKNETEIKTVSMDKIPSGWMGLDIGPATIDMFRKEINSAGTVVWNGPMGVFEMPNFAKGTKAIAESLVETTRKGGVTIVGGGDSAAAITELGLEKQVTHVSTGGGASLEFLEGKILPGVEALTHA